AGGTCCTTGGCGAGGCGCTTGCGCTCCGCCGCGACGTCGATGGTGCCGGAGAGGTCGAGGGCGACCTCGGCGCCGGCGACCGGGAGGGTGGCCGTCGCCGTGAAGGTCTCGCCCTCCGGCTGCAGGCGGAGCAGCTGGCGGATGGCGGCCTCGTGCGGCGCCAGTGCCGTGCCGTCCAGGCTGAGGCGGGCCGGGACGCGCTGGCCCGGCTGCAGGCCCTGGTCGGCGCGGAAGCGGCGGACCTCGGTGATGACCGACTGGAGCGTCTCGATCTCGCGCTCGGCGGCGTCGTCGCGGAAACCGGAGTCCCGGGGCCAGTCGGCGACGACGACGGACTCGCCGCCCGTGAGCGTGGTCCACAGGGTGTCGGTGACGAACGGGACGATCGGGTGCAGCAGCTTGAGCGTGACGTCGAGGACCTCGCCCAGGACGCGCTGGGAGACCTCGGCCGCCTCGCCGCCCGCCTGGAACGTCGTCTTGGACAGCTCGACGTACCAGTCGAAGACCTCGTCCCACGCGAAGTGGAAGAGGGCGTCGGAGAGCTTCGCGAACTGGAAGTCCTCGTAGAACGCGTCGACCTGCGCGACCGTCTTGTTGAGCCGCGAGAGGATCCAGCGGTCGGTGGCCGACAGCTTCGACGGCTCCGGCAGCGGGCCCTCGACCGTCGCGCCGTTCATCAGCGCGAAGCGGGTGGCGTTCCAGATCTTGTTGGCGAAGTTCCGCGACGCCTGGACCCAGTCCTCGCCGATCGGGACGTCGGTGCCGGGGTTGGCGCCGCGGGCCAGGGTGAAACGGACGGCGTCGGAGCCGTACTTGTCCATCCAGTCCAGCGGGTCGACCACGTTGCCGAAGGACTTCGACATCTTCTTGCCGCGCTCGTCACGGACCAGGCCGGTCAACGCGATGGTGCGGAAGGGGACTTCGCCGTCCATCGCGTACAGGCCGAACATCATCATCCGGGCGACCCAGAAGAAGATGATGTCGTGTCCGGTGAGCAGGACGTCGGTCGGGTAGAACTTCCGCAGGTCCTCGGTCTGTTCGGGCCAGCCCAGGGTGGAGAAGGGCCACAGGCCGGAAGAGAACCAGGTGTCGAGGACGTCGGTGTCCTGCTTCCAGCCCTCGCCGCTCGGGGGCTCCTCGTCCGGTCCGACGCAGACGACCTCGCCGTCGGGGCCGTACCAGACGGGGATGCGGTGGCCCCACCACAACTGGCGCGAGATGCACCAGTCGTGCATGTTGTCGACCCAGTCGAAGTACCGCTTCGACATGTCCTCGGGGTGGATCTTGACCCGGCCGTCGCGGACCGCGTCGCCGGCCGCCTTGGCCAGCGGGCCGACCTTGACCCACCACTGCATGGACAAGCGCGGCTCGATGGTGGTCTTGCAGCGCGAGCAGTGGCCGACGGAGTGGACGTAGGGGCGCTTCTCGGCGACGATCCGGCCCTGCGAGCGCAGGGCGGCGACGATGGCGCTGCGCGCCTCGAAGCGGTCCAGGCCCTGGAAGGGGCCGTGGGCGGTGATGACGGCCCGCTCGTCCATGACCGTGATCGACTCCAGGCCGTGGCGCTGGCCGATGGCGAAGTCGTTCGGGTCGTGGGCGGGGGTGACCTTGACGGCGCCGGTGCCGAACTCGGGGTCGACGTGGGTGTCGGCGACGACCGGGATGGCGCGGT
Above is a genomic segment from Streptomyces sp. SLBN-31 containing:
- a CDS encoding valine--tRNA ligase; amino-acid sequence: MTENAQQQPSAPSTELPTQYAPADVEGPLYERWVDKGYFAADAKSDKPAYTIVIPPPNVTGSLHLGHAFQHTLMDALTRRRRMQAYESLWLPGMDHAGIATQNKVEQQLAEEGKSRHDLGREEFVDRVWQWKEEYGGKILGQMRRLGDGVDWDRERFTMDEGLSKAVQTIFKKLYDDELIYRAERIINWCPRCLTAISDIEVEYQEDDGELVSIKYGEGDETLVVATTRAETMLGDTAVAVHPDDERYKHLIGKRIKLPLTDRAIPVVADTHVDPEFGTGAVKVTPAHDPNDFAIGQRHGLESITVMDERAVITAHGPFQGLDRFEARSAIVAALRSQGRIVAEKRPYVHSVGHCSRCKTTIEPRLSMQWWVKVGPLAKAAGDAVRDGRVKIHPEDMSKRYFDWVDNMHDWCISRQLWWGHRIPVWYGPDGEVVCVGPDEEPPSGEGWKQDTDVLDTWFSSGLWPFSTLGWPEQTEDLRKFYPTDVLLTGHDIIFFWVARMMMFGLYAMDGEVPFRTIALTGLVRDERGKKMSKSFGNVVDPLDWMDKYGSDAVRFTLARGANPGTDVPIGEDWVQASRNFANKIWNATRFALMNGATVEGPLPEPSKLSATDRWILSRLNKTVAQVDAFYEDFQFAKLSDALFHFAWDEVFDWYVELSKTTFQAGGEAAEVSQRVLGEVLDVTLKLLHPIVPFVTDTLWTTLTGGESVVVADWPRDSGFRDDAAEREIETLQSVITEVRRFRADQGLQPGQRVPARLSLDGTALAPHEAAIRQLLRLQPEGETFTATATLPVAGAEVALDLSGTIDVAAERKRLAKDLAAAEKEKAQATAKLGNEAFLAKAPDNVVEKIRTRLAKAEEDITRIQAQLDRLPQQ